Proteins encoded together in one Aeromonas encheleia window:
- a CDS encoding MFS transporter, which produces MTTVTQRNDHGRPLNRQDYKTLSLAALGGALEFYDFIIFVFFAVVIGELFFPADIPEWLRQFQTFGIFAAGYLARPLGGIIMAHFGDLIGRKRMFTLSILMMALPTLLIGLLPTYAALGIAAPLLLLLLRILQGAAIGGEVPGAWVFVAEHVPARRIGLACGTLTAGLTAGILLGSLVATAINRGMSPVEVSEWGWRLAFILGGIFGIVAMYLRRWLHETPVFAEMQANKTLAEELPLKTVLREHKGSVIVSMLLTWLLSAGIVVVILMTPTYLQKVHGISPADALTANSLAIVALTLGCIFYGRLIDSLGSGPTFVFGSLLLAGSCYAFYHGLAAGMEQLIPLYMLAGFSVGIVGAVPYVMVNAFPAVVRFSGLSFSYNVAYAIFGGLTPMLVTLWMKNDVLAPSHYVVSLAGLGFVLGLLFWLRQRGQRQVAPQAA; this is translated from the coding sequence ATGACCACAGTCACGCAACGCAATGATCACGGCCGCCCCCTCAACCGGCAGGATTACAAGACCCTGAGTCTGGCCGCCCTCGGCGGCGCCCTCGAATTCTACGACTTTATCATCTTCGTCTTCTTCGCCGTGGTGATCGGCGAGCTGTTCTTCCCGGCCGACATTCCCGAATGGCTGCGCCAGTTCCAGACCTTCGGCATCTTCGCCGCCGGTTACCTGGCCCGCCCGCTCGGGGGCATCATCATGGCGCACTTCGGCGATCTCATCGGCCGCAAGCGCATGTTCACCCTCAGCATCCTCATGATGGCGCTGCCCACCCTGCTGATCGGCCTGCTGCCCACCTATGCCGCCCTCGGCATCGCCGCCCCGCTGCTGTTGCTGCTGTTGCGGATCCTGCAAGGGGCCGCCATCGGCGGTGAAGTCCCCGGCGCCTGGGTGTTCGTGGCGGAGCATGTGCCCGCCCGCCGGATCGGGCTCGCCTGCGGCACTCTCACGGCAGGTCTGACGGCCGGCATCCTGCTTGGCTCCCTGGTCGCCACCGCTATCAACCGCGGCATGAGCCCGGTCGAGGTGAGCGAGTGGGGCTGGCGTCTGGCCTTCATCCTCGGCGGCATCTTCGGCATAGTCGCCATGTACCTGCGCCGCTGGCTGCACGAGACCCCGGTGTTCGCCGAGATGCAGGCCAACAAGACGCTGGCCGAGGAGCTGCCGCTCAAGACGGTGCTGCGTGAGCACAAGGGCAGCGTCATCGTCTCCATGCTGCTGACCTGGCTGCTCTCCGCCGGCATAGTGGTGGTGATCCTGATGACCCCGACCTATCTGCAGAAGGTGCACGGCATCAGCCCGGCCGATGCGCTGACCGCCAACTCTCTGGCCATAGTCGCGCTCACCCTGGGCTGCATCTTCTATGGCCGCCTGATCGACAGCCTCGGCAGCGGCCCCACCTTCGTGTTTGGCTCCCTGCTGCTGGCCGGCTCCTGCTACGCCTTCTACCACGGCCTGGCGGCCGGCATGGAACAGCTGATCCCGCTCTACATGCTGGCGGGCTTCTCCGTCGGCATCGTCGGGGCCGTGCCCTACGTCATGGTCAACGCCTTCCCGGCCGTGGTGCGTTTCTCCGGGCTGTCGTTCTCCTACAACGTGGCCTACGCCATCTTCGGCGGTCTGACCCCTATGCTGGTCACCCTCTGGATGAAGAACGACGTGCTGGCCCCCTCCCACTATGTGGTCAGCCTGGCCGGGCTGGGCTTCGTCCTCGGCCTGCTGTTCTGGCTACGCCAGCGCGGTCAGCGTCAGGTCGCGCCACAAGCCGCCTGA
- a CDS encoding GNAT family N-acetyltransferase, which yields MILSERLVLRELTAVDAPFILELLNDGDFHRYIGDRGVRTLGDAEDYIQQGPAVSYARHGHGLYLVMRREDEARLGICGLIKRDTLPCEDIGYAFLPAYRGQGYGIEAARAALQDGRERLGIERVIAIVTPGNERSVGLLAKLGLSQGRLVKLGESEEECLLLEVPGRESCPV from the coding sequence ATGATCCTCTCCGAGCGCCTCGTCTTGCGCGAACTGACCGCTGTGGACGCCCCCTTCATCCTCGAGCTGCTCAACGACGGCGACTTCCATCGCTACATCGGCGATCGCGGCGTGCGCACCTTAGGCGACGCCGAAGACTATATCCAGCAGGGGCCGGCGGTCAGCTACGCCCGCCACGGGCATGGCCTCTATCTGGTGATGCGACGGGAGGATGAGGCCAGGCTCGGCATCTGCGGCCTGATCAAGCGCGACACCCTGCCGTGCGAAGACATCGGCTATGCCTTCCTGCCCGCCTATCGTGGCCAGGGCTACGGCATAGAGGCGGCGCGGGCGGCGCTGCAAGACGGGCGGGAGCGGCTCGGCATCGAGCGGGTGATCGCCATCGTCACGCCGGGCAATGAGCGCTCGGTCGGGCTCTTGGCCAAACTGGGGCTGAGTCAGGGTCGGCTGGTCAAGCTGGGTGAGAGCGAAGAAGAGTGTCTGCTGCTGGAGGTGCCGGGGCGAGAGAGCTGTCCGGTCTAG
- the ypfJ gene encoding KPN_02809 family neutral zinc metallopeptidase, with product MRWQDRRESSNVEDRRQQGGGNGGGGLPIGGKGRLILVVVVLVAGYYGVDLSPLLDEPAQQSQAQRQNPSQPASDPLAKFTSVMLASTEDAWGEIFSQSGSRYQPPKLVLYRGATRTGCGQGQAVMGPFYCPTDSSVYIDLSFYQDMRDKLGADGDFAQGYVVAHEVGHHVQTLLGISAKVRQQQQGLSQAAQNKLSVKLELQADCFAGVWGNYMEREQVLEHGDLEEALNAAQAIGDDRLQQRGQGRVVPDSFTHGSSAQRLAWFKRGFDSGKPASCDTFAAR from the coding sequence ATGCGCTGGCAAGATCGCCGTGAGAGCAGCAATGTGGAAGACAGGCGCCAACAGGGCGGTGGCAACGGGGGCGGTGGCCTGCCCATCGGCGGCAAGGGGCGCCTCATCCTGGTGGTCGTGGTGCTGGTGGCCGGCTACTACGGTGTGGATCTGAGCCCCCTGCTCGACGAGCCGGCCCAACAGAGCCAGGCTCAGCGTCAGAACCCGTCTCAGCCGGCCAGCGATCCCCTGGCCAAGTTTACCTCGGTGATGCTCGCCTCCACCGAGGATGCCTGGGGCGAGATATTCTCCCAGAGCGGCAGCCGTTACCAACCGCCCAAGCTGGTGCTCTATCGCGGCGCCACCCGCACCGGCTGCGGCCAGGGTCAGGCGGTGATGGGCCCCTTCTACTGCCCGACGGACAGCTCCGTCTACATCGATCTCTCCTTCTATCAGGACATGCGCGACAAGCTGGGGGCCGATGGCGACTTCGCCCAGGGCTACGTGGTCGCCCACGAGGTGGGCCATCACGTGCAGACCCTGCTCGGCATCTCGGCCAAGGTGCGCCAGCAACAGCAGGGGCTGAGTCAGGCCGCGCAGAACAAGCTGTCGGTCAAGCTGGAGCTGCAGGCCGACTGCTTCGCCGGCGTCTGGGGCAATTACATGGAGCGGGAGCAGGTGCTGGAGCACGGCGATCTGGAGGAGGCGCTCAACGCCGCCCAGGCCATCGGCGACGACCGCCTGCAGCAGCGAGGCCAGGGCCGGGTCGTGCCGGACAGCTTCACCCACGGCAGCTCAGCCCAGCGCCTCGCCTGGTTCAAGCGCGGCTTCGACAGCGGCAAGCCCGCCAGCTGCGACACCTTCGCCGCCCGCTGA
- a CDS encoding MarC family NAAT transporter: protein MFFQVVFIALLALLPMVNPPTTATLLLGLSKGMSREHVRRQINLAAIYLFATLCVSFFIGSSILDLFGISIPGLRLAGGLIIAFIGFRMLFPAPSQATGVDINQSIAFVPLTMPSMCGPGTMALVISGAAQIAELPADYNRFVIYAAVVTAFALMSLLSWGVLKLADPVCKILGATGIDAMTRIMGFLLVCMGMQFCINGIKEVAQDPVFHGAPAAQVQHKTAGPDEEAVKLTLEARGS from the coding sequence ATGTTTTTCCAGGTCGTATTCATTGCCTTGCTGGCCTTGCTGCCCATGGTCAATCCCCCCACCACGGCCACCCTGCTGCTCGGACTGAGTAAGGGCATGTCCCGTGAACACGTGCGCCGCCAGATCAATCTGGCCGCCATCTATCTGTTCGCCACCCTCTGCGTCAGCTTCTTCATCGGGTCCTCCATCCTGGATCTGTTCGGGATCTCCATCCCCGGCCTGCGACTGGCCGGTGGCCTGATCATCGCCTTCATCGGCTTTCGCATGCTGTTCCCCGCCCCCAGCCAGGCCACCGGGGTCGACATCAACCAGAGCATCGCCTTCGTGCCGCTCACCATGCCCAGCATGTGCGGGCCGGGCACCATGGCGCTGGTGATCAGCGGCGCCGCCCAGATCGCCGAACTGCCGGCCGACTACAACCGCTTCGTCATCTATGCCGCCGTGGTCACCGCCTTCGCCCTGATGAGCCTGCTCAGCTGGGGCGTGCTCAAGCTGGCGGATCCGGTCTGCAAGATCCTCGGGGCCACCGGCATCGACGCAATGACCCGCATCATGGGCTTCCTGCTGGTGTGCATGGGCATGCAGTTCTGCATCAACGGCATCAAGGAAGTGGCGCAGGATCCCGTGTTCCACGGTGCGCCCGCCGCTCAGGTACAGCACAAGACCGCGGGGCCGGACGAGGAGGCCGTCAAGCTGACACTGGAGGCACGTGGATCCTGA
- a CDS encoding Dph6-related ATP pyrophosphatase: MTKKKVLLSWSSGKDSAWALHQLQQDPAIEVVGLFSTLNQEFERVAIHGVRKQLLMQQAECLGLPLRTLDLPWPCSNEDYARIMSGFVAEVVASGIRHMAFGDLFLEDVRAYRERQLEGTGIEPLFPLWGSDTAELAQRMIAAGLKAHISTLDPNKLAASLGGHAFDQALLAALPAGVDPCGENGEFHTLAVDGPMFLRPLAIEVGETIVRDGFVYTDLLPKTSA, translated from the coding sequence ATGACGAAGAAGAAGGTACTGCTCTCCTGGAGCAGTGGTAAAGACAGTGCCTGGGCACTGCATCAGTTGCAGCAGGATCCGGCCATCGAGGTGGTGGGGTTGTTCAGCACCCTGAACCAGGAATTCGAACGGGTCGCCATCCATGGGGTGCGCAAGCAACTGCTGATGCAGCAGGCCGAGTGCCTTGGCCTGCCGCTGCGCACCCTGGATCTGCCCTGGCCCTGCAGCAACGAGGATTACGCCCGTATCATGAGCGGCTTCGTGGCCGAGGTGGTGGCCAGCGGGATCCGGCATATGGCGTTTGGGGATCTGTTCCTCGAGGATGTACGGGCCTACCGCGAGCGGCAACTGGAGGGCACCGGCATAGAGCCGTTGTTCCCGCTCTGGGGCAGTGACACGGCCGAGCTGGCGCAGAGGATGATCGCCGCCGGCTTGAAGGCGCACATCAGCACCCTGGACCCCAACAAACTGGCCGCCAGCCTGGGGGGCCATGCATTCGATCAGGCCCTGCTGGCCGCCCTACCCGCCGGGGTGGATCCCTGCGGGGAAAACGGCGAGTTCCACACCCTGGCCGTGGACGGCCCCATGTTCTTGCGGCCCCTGGCCATCGAAGTGGGGGAGACGATAGTGCGTGATGGCTTCGTCTACACGGATCTGCTGCCGAAAACGTCGGCCTGA
- a CDS encoding cation:proton antiporter: MSVYYTLCFLAALAIFIAFANQYVVKIQTTIAITAGSMLISALMVLFGKLGWFNLEPLAIETMESIDFQNFLLKGILGFLLFAGGLGINLKALRSQKWEITILSIVATLLSTFIIGYGFWFIAKLLGWELPLVYCMLFGALISPTDPIAVLAIVKKMQAPPQIAIQIEGESLFNDGVGLVIFATVFAVAFGGVEPTFSSVAGLFLHEALGGILFGAVLGLIAHVMISATDDGSLELLLTLCIPTAGFAFANMIGVSGALAMVVTGIMIGNWTRQSGFSEQSRHHLDHFWELMDQFLNALLFLLIGLALVLLDLAWQDWILLVIAVPLCLAARFISVSLPYVAFRRFRSYNTFSIRILTWGGLRGGLAMAMALALPSGVMVLPEQGVDLREVILVMTYSVVMFSIVVQGMTITPMITAAKKASGSY, encoded by the coding sequence ATGAGCGTCTACTACACACTCTGTTTCTTGGCAGCGCTGGCGATCTTCATCGCCTTTGCCAACCAGTATGTTGTGAAGATCCAGACCACCATCGCCATCACCGCAGGATCCATGCTGATCTCCGCGCTGATGGTGCTGTTTGGTAAGTTGGGTTGGTTCAATCTGGAACCTCTGGCCATCGAGACCATGGAGAGCATCGATTTCCAGAATTTCCTGCTGAAGGGGATCCTGGGCTTCCTGCTGTTCGCCGGCGGCCTCGGCATCAATCTGAAGGCATTGCGTAGCCAGAAGTGGGAGATCACCATTCTCTCCATAGTGGCGACCCTGCTCTCCACCTTCATCATCGGCTATGGCTTCTGGTTCATCGCCAAGCTGCTGGGCTGGGAGCTGCCGCTGGTCTACTGCATGCTGTTCGGTGCCTTGATCTCCCCCACCGACCCCATCGCCGTGCTGGCCATCGTCAAGAAGATGCAGGCGCCACCCCAGATCGCCATCCAGATCGAGGGGGAATCCCTGTTCAACGACGGCGTCGGCCTGGTGATCTTCGCCACCGTGTTTGCCGTGGCCTTTGGCGGGGTCGAGCCGACCTTCAGCAGCGTGGCCGGTCTGTTCCTGCATGAGGCCCTCGGTGGCATCCTGTTCGGCGCCGTGCTGGGCCTCATCGCCCACGTGATGATCAGCGCCACCGACGACGGCTCCCTCGAGCTGCTGCTGACGCTCTGCATCCCGACCGCGGGCTTCGCCTTCGCCAACATGATCGGTGTCTCCGGCGCCCTGGCCATGGTGGTCACCGGCATCATGATCGGCAACTGGACCCGCCAGTCCGGCTTCTCCGAGCAGAGCCGCCACCATCTGGATCACTTCTGGGAGTTGATGGATCAGTTCCTCAACGCCCTGCTGTTCCTGCTGATCGGCCTGGCACTGGTGCTGCTGGATCTCGCCTGGCAAGACTGGATCCTGCTGGTCATCGCGGTGCCGCTCTGCCTGGCCGCCCGCTTCATCAGCGTCTCCCTGCCCTACGTCGCCTTCCGCCGTTTCCGCAGCTACAACACCTTCTCCATCCGCATCCTGACCTGGGGCGGCCTGCGCGGCGGCCTGGCCATGGCCATGGCGCTGGCGCTGCCCTCCGGCGTCATGGTGCTGCCGGAGCAGGGTGTCGATCTGCGGGAGGTGATCCTGGTGATGACCTACTCGGTGGTGATGTTCTCCATCGTGGTACAGGGCATGACCATCACCCCGATGATCACCGCGGCCAAGAAGGCCAGCGGCAGCTACTGA